One stretch of Chitinophagales bacterium DNA includes these proteins:
- a CDS encoding formylglycine-generating enzyme family protein translates to MNKFFFLLLIIMFSCKSKSTEKYSNWNDFNEVQMQSVNSITNHETPDISDMVLIKSDSFIMGNDFGYKNEAPAHKVILDAFYIDKMEVSNADFAKFIKATNYKTTAQKNYTIGEAFFEAGSFVFQEKENNWWHFVKNISWKNYSDGTLPVVHVSWYDATAYCQWKNKRLPTEAEWEHTAKQLYSNTIISQNRANTWQGNFPLRNDTSDGFYNAAPVNLFKSDTLDIYNLYGNVWEWCADNYTEDYYSTAPLKNPINTSNYYAEKTMRGGSFLCNDSYCSGYRPTARMFATPNSTFEHVGFRCACNAE, encoded by the coding sequence ATGAACAAGTTTTTCTTTCTATTATTAATTATTATGTTTTCTTGTAAAAGTAAATCTACAGAAAAGTATAGTAATTGGAACGATTTTAATGAAGTTCAAATGCAAAGTGTTAATTCAATAACTAACCATGAAACGCCCGATATTTCTGATATGGTTTTAATAAAATCGGACTCTTTTATAATGGGAAATGATTTTGGATATAAAAACGAAGCTCCTGCACATAAAGTTATTTTAGACGCTTTTTATATAGATAAAATGGAAGTAAGCAATGCCGATTTTGCTAAATTTATAAAAGCTACTAATTATAAAACCACTGCCCAAAAAAACTACACCATAGGAGAAGCTTTTTTTGAAGCAGGCTCATTTGTTTTTCAAGAAAAAGAAAACAATTGGTGGCATTTTGTAAAAAATATTAGTTGGAAAAATTATTCTGACGGCACATTGCCCGTAGTTCATGTAAGTTGGTATGACGCTACTGCATATTGCCAATGGAAAAATAAACGGCTACCTACAGAAGCCGAATGGGAACACACGGCTAAACAATTATATTCAAATACTATTATAAGTCAAAACAGAGCAAACACTTGGCAGGGAAATTTTCCTTTAAGAAATGATACAAGCGATGGATTTTATAATGCCGCTCCTGTAAATTTGTTTAAATCTGACACTTTAGATATATATAATTTGTACGGCAACGTTTGGGAATGGTGTGCTGATAATTATACAGAGGACTACTACTCTACTGCTCCCTTAAAAAATCCTATAAATACAAGTAATTATTATGCTGAAAAAACTATGCGAGGCGGTTCATTTTTGTGCAATGACTCCTACTGCTCCGGCTATAGACCCACTGCACGTATGTTTGCCACACCTAATTCTACCTTTGAACATGTAGGTTTTAGATGTGCTTGCAATGCTGAATAA
- a CDS encoding PD40 domain-containing protein, with translation MKYLSILFVSVLLLMSCKNSGGNEATHQHDGKSGASTKKDSLQYAQETHFKNIRQLTYGGDNAEAYWSFDGKSLVFQRKYPKDSIMCDQIFIGDIPAEGQDFEFNMVSTGKGRTTCSYFLRGDTTIIYASTHLKHENCPPEPDKSNGYVWPLYTEFELFIADREGNILEQLTDNDYYDAEATVSPTENKIVYTSTKSGDLELYVLDLDTREEIQITDELGYDGGAFFSPDGKKLVWRSSRPKTEEEIKHYTDLLAKDLVEPSDMEIYVANIDGTDKVKVTDLGGANWAPFFHPSGEKILFSSNHKTTTIPFNLYMINIDGTGLEQITYDGMFDAFPMFSPDGKHLVFSSNRNNGGTRDTNMFMVDWVE, from the coding sequence ATGAAGTATTTATCAATTTTATTTGTATCGGTTTTATTATTAATGTCTTGTAAAAATTCGGGGGGCAATGAAGCCACACACCAGCATGATGGAAAATCGGGAGCAAGTACTAAAAAAGATTCATTGCAATATGCACAAGAAACACATTTTAAAAATATACGTCAGCTTACTTACGGTGGCGATAATGCCGAAGCATACTGGAGTTTTGACGGAAAATCTTTAGTTTTTCAAAGAAAATATCCTAAAGATAGTATTATGTGCGATCAGATTTTTATAGGAGATATACCTGCCGAAGGACAAGATTTTGAATTTAACATGGTAAGCACAGGAAAAGGAAGAACTACGTGTTCTTATTTCTTGCGTGGCGACACTACCATTATTTATGCATCTACACATTTAAAACATGAAAACTGTCCGCCAGAGCCGGATAAAAGTAATGGATATGTATGGCCATTATATACTGAGTTTGAACTTTTTATAGCAGATAGAGAGGGAAATATACTAGAACAATTGACAGATAATGACTATTATGATGCAGAAGCAACAGTTTCGCCTACGGAAAATAAAATAGTTTATACATCTACTAAAAGTGGCGATTTAGAATTGTATGTTTTAGATTTAGATACCAGAGAAGAAATTCAAATAACCGATGAATTAGGTTATGACGGTGGAGCTTTTTTCTCGCCAGACGGTAAAAAATTAGTGTGGCGTAGTTCAAGACCAAAAACAGAAGAAGAAATAAAACACTATACCGATTTGTTGGCTAAAGATTTAGTAGAACCCAGCGATATGGAAATATACGTAGCTAATATAGACGGAACGGATAAAGTGAAAGTAACCGATTTAGGTGGAGCTAACTGGGCACCGTTTTTTCATCCAAGTGGAGAGAAAATATTGTTTTCAAGCAACCATAAAACTACAACCATACCTTTTAATTTATACATGATAAATATAGACGGTACAGGCTTAGAGCAAATAACTTACGATGGTATGTTTGATGCTTTTCCTATGTTTTCTCCAGATGGCAAGCATTTGGTGTTTTCTTCTAATAGAAACAATGGAGGCACAAGAGATACCAATATGTTTATGGTAGATTGGGTGGAGTAA